The Candidatus Krumholzibacteriia bacterium genome contains a region encoding:
- a CDS encoding NYN domain-containing protein: MQNLAVFIDYENLALAQPQGRSKFEIRRILDRLVEKGKVVSKVAYCDWSRFRKQTSTLHESGVALVEIPHRAMTGKNSADIRLVVDAMEMCHTKDHVDTFVIVSGDSDFSPLVSQLKANGKTVIGVGMRESTSELLAENCDEFLFYEDLVETPKTTARAGIPDDKKDAWALLFETVRALQREGHDRPQASLVKDTMRRKRPSFSETALGYDAFSDLLEDVRDAGFLELEEDPRSGTWVVTRIKRRRNRRSRS; this comes from the coding sequence TCCGACGCATCCTCGACCGTCTGGTCGAGAAGGGAAAGGTGGTCTCGAAGGTCGCCTACTGCGACTGGAGCCGATTCCGCAAACAGACCAGCACTCTCCACGAGTCGGGAGTGGCGCTGGTCGAGATCCCGCACCGCGCGATGACGGGGAAGAACTCCGCCGACATCCGCCTGGTGGTCGACGCCATGGAGATGTGCCACACCAAGGATCACGTCGACACCTTCGTGATCGTGTCCGGCGACAGCGACTTCTCGCCGCTGGTGAGCCAGCTCAAGGCGAACGGGAAGACGGTGATCGGAGTGGGCATGCGCGAGTCGACCAGCGAGCTGCTCGCCGAGAACTGTGACGAGTTCCTGTTCTACGAGGACCTCGTCGAGACACCGAAGACGACGGCGCGGGCCGGAATCCCCGACGACAAGAAGGACGCCTGGGCGCTCTTGTTCGAGACCGTCCGCGCGCTCCAGAGGGAGGGTCACGATCGCCCCCAGGCCTCGCTGGTGAAGGACACCATGCGCCGCAAGCGCCCCTCGTTCAGCGAGACGGCGCTGGGGTACGACGCCTTCTCCGACCTGCTCGAAGACGTGCGCGACGCCGGATTCCTGGAACTCGAGGAGGACCCACGGAGTGGAACCTGGGTGGTGACCCGGATCAAACGCCGGCGCAACCGCCGGTCGAGGTCCTGA
- a CDS encoding bifunctional methionine sulfoxide reductase B/A protein: MSKRIPTLFLVLSVVTAIGCTRAEATESDETPTDTPRWEAAAMSDYQKPSDEELRETLDDLQYRVTQESGTEVAFTGEYWNTKDHGIYVDVVSGEPLFSSLDKYESGSGWPSFVRPLDADHVVEHDDHAFGMMRTEVRSRHADSHLGHVFGDGPEPTGQRYCINSAALRFVPVGSMEKQGYGDYLKPFVDAGVFPAGAPNVADTEALTQDVALLAGGCFWGVEHLLRELDGVIETRVGYTGGTKKNPSYRDVVTGATGHAEAVRIVFDPSKIGYEEILEYFFRLHDPTTLNQQGNDRGTQYRSAIFVRDDEQRRIAERVRDEVDASGAWKNPVVTTIEDAGAWYDAEDYHQDYLVKNPGGYNCHYLRPPIESTAGSE, encoded by the coding sequence ATGTCGAAGCGAATCCCGACCCTGTTCCTGGTGCTTTCGGTCGTCACCGCGATCGGCTGCACCCGGGCAGAGGCCACCGAGTCCGACGAGACCCCGACCGACACGCCCCGATGGGAGGCCGCCGCCATGAGCGACTACCAGAAGCCGAGCGACGAGGAACTCCGTGAGACGCTGGACGACCTGCAGTACCGGGTCACGCAGGAGAGCGGGACCGAGGTCGCCTTCACCGGTGAGTACTGGAACACCAAGGACCACGGAATCTACGTCGACGTGGTGAGTGGCGAACCCCTGTTCAGCTCGCTCGACAAGTACGAATCGGGCAGCGGCTGGCCGAGCTTCGTGCGGCCGCTCGACGCGGATCACGTGGTCGAACACGACGACCACGCCTTCGGCATGATGCGGACCGAGGTCCGCAGCCGTCACGCGGATTCACACCTGGGCCACGTGTTCGGGGACGGCCCCGAGCCCACCGGCCAGCGCTACTGCATCAATTCGGCGGCCCTGCGCTTCGTCCCCGTCGGGTCGATGGAGAAGCAGGGCTACGGCGACTACCTGAAGCCCTTCGTCGACGCCGGTGTGTTTCCCGCCGGTGCCCCGAACGTGGCCGACACCGAGGCCCTGACCCAGGACGTCGCACTGCTGGCCGGCGGCTGTTTCTGGGGCGTCGAGCACCTGCTCCGTGAGCTCGACGGTGTGATCGAGACGCGGGTCGGGTACACCGGCGGTACGAAGAAGAACCCCTCCTACCGCGACGTGGTCACCGGTGCGACCGGGCACGCCGAGGCGGTCCGGATCGTCTTCGATCCCTCGAAGATCGGATACGAGGAGATCCTGGAGTACTTCTTCCGCCTGCACGACCCCACCACCCTGAACCAGCAGGGCAACGACCGGGGCACCCAGTACCGGTCGGCGATCTTCGTCCGCGACGACGAACAGCGCCGCATCGCCGAGCGCGTGCGCGACGAGGTCGACGCGTCGGGTGCCTGGAAGAACCCCGTCGTGACCACGATCGAGGACGCGGGCGCCTGGTACGACGCGGAGGACTACCATCAGGACTACCTGGTGAAGAATCCGGGCGGGTACAACTGCCACTACCTGCGGCCCCCCATCGAGTCGACGGCCGGCAGCGAGTAG
- a CDS encoding OmpA family protein: MSRLIAPVLVLAALVALAPPAAAYPDGERVTFTPSIGYMLLSERSNVDPGVFLGGSVGFMFNRNWGIEGTLGYVPGTSLREFSPEPDLPEGKDVDVRYLSVDLRYQVWHDRNVTPYAMAGWQELRFEPDDVRGLQEEYEGFQAGLGAMLELSDGDYHRVQARLEGRYLYNDFDEPFVDSSQTGHSFLVTGSVQVEIGDNWHRDTDGDGIIDRFDNCPDTGERVVVDAQGCPIDSDQDGVFDGIDIAPDTPLGAEVDSLGTPIDSDEDGVYDGIDQCVTPPGAVVDERGCGIDSDGDTVFDGIDQCPGTPSGVPVDRDTGCPRVTSDDEREFYETGLYVLSEIEFESGSAEMQAGGTALLRPVAQWMRKWPNLKIEVGGHTDDRGSLEVNQQLSQERAQTVVDYMVDNFDWISSEQMVAVGYGEEKPIADNATEEGRTQNRRVEFQILEGRPELPEE; this comes from the coding sequence GTGTCCCGCCTGATCGCCCCCGTCCTCGTCCTCGCCGCGCTCGTCGCGCTGGCGCCCCCCGCGGCGGCCTACCCCGACGGCGAGCGGGTCACCTTCACACCGAGCATCGGCTACATGCTGCTGTCGGAGCGCTCGAACGTGGATCCGGGTGTCTTCCTGGGCGGGAGCGTGGGCTTCATGTTCAACCGGAACTGGGGGATCGAGGGCACCCTCGGCTACGTGCCCGGGACTTCGCTGCGCGAGTTCTCACCCGAACCCGATCTGCCCGAGGGCAAGGATGTCGACGTCCGCTACCTGAGCGTCGACCTGCGATACCAGGTCTGGCACGACCGCAACGTGACACCCTACGCCATGGCCGGCTGGCAGGAGCTGCGCTTCGAACCCGACGACGTCCGCGGCCTGCAGGAGGAATACGAGGGCTTCCAGGCCGGCCTGGGCGCCATGCTCGAGCTCAGCGACGGCGACTACCATCGGGTGCAGGCCCGGCTGGAGGGGCGCTACCTGTACAACGATTTCGACGAACCCTTCGTCGACTCGTCGCAGACCGGCCACAGCTTCCTGGTGACCGGCTCGGTCCAGGTCGAGATCGGTGACAACTGGCACCGCGACACCGACGGTGACGGAATCATCGACCGCTTCGACAACTGTCCCGACACCGGCGAGCGCGTGGTCGTCGACGCGCAGGGCTGTCCGATCGACAGCGATCAGGACGGCGTGTTCGACGGGATCGACATCGCTCCCGACACGCCCCTCGGCGCCGAGGTCGACTCGCTCGGCACGCCGATCGACAGCGACGAGGACGGCGTCTACGACGGCATCGACCAGTGCGTGACCCCGCCGGGCGCGGTCGTCGACGAGCGCGGCTGCGGCATCGACTCCGACGGCGACACCGTCTTCGACGGCATCGACCAGTGCCCCGGCACCCCCTCGGGCGTGCCCGTCGATCGCGACACCGGCTGCCCGCGCGTCACCTCGGACGACGAGCGGGAGTTCTACGAGACCGGCCTGTACGTGCTGAGCGAGATCGAGTTCGAGAGCGGCAGTGCCGAGATGCAGGCCGGAGGAACCGCCCTGCTCCGCCCGGTCGCCCAGTGGATGCGCAAGTGGCCGAACCTGAAGATCGAGGTCGGCGGCCACACCGACGACCGTGGTTCGCTCGAGGTGAACCAGCAGCTGTCGCAGGAACGCGCGCAGACGGTGGTCGACTACATGGTCGACAACTTCGACTGGATCTCGAGCGAGCAGATGGTGGCCGTGGGCTACGGCGAGGAGAAGCCGATCGCCGACAACGCCACCGAAGAAGGCCGCACGCAGAACCGCCGGGTCGAGTTCCAGATCCTCGAGGGCCGACCGGAGCTGCCGGAAGAATAG
- a CDS encoding heme-binding domain-containing protein: protein MKPVLKRTLIGLAVVFVGAQFYRPDRPNPPVDPSQTLRANLQVPDDVLSLIERSCGDCHTHGTEWPWYSNVAPASWLVAHHATHGREYVDFDRWGEMTAYEAQDCLDEIAEVVESGEMPLPVYLPLHPEAQMTEAERERLVTWATSTRDRLREEIGGDGADGSDDGHGGHEH from the coding sequence ATGAAGCCCGTCCTGAAGCGGACCCTGATCGGTCTGGCCGTCGTGTTCGTCGGAGCCCAGTTCTACCGCCCCGATCGTCCGAATCCACCCGTCGACCCCTCGCAGACGCTCCGGGCGAATCTGCAGGTCCCCGACGACGTCCTCTCGTTGATCGAGCGTTCCTGCGGCGACTGCCACACGCACGGCACCGAGTGGCCGTGGTACAGCAACGTGGCCCCGGCCTCGTGGCTCGTCGCCCACCACGCCACCCACGGCCGCGAGTACGTGGACTTCGACCGCTGGGGCGAGATGACGGCCTACGAGGCGCAGGACTGCCTCGACGAGATCGCCGAGGTGGTCGAGTCGGGAGAGATGCCACTGCCGGTGTACCTGCCGTTGCATCCCGAGGCGCAGATGACCGAAGCGGAGCGGGAGCGGCTGGTGACGTGGGCCACGTCGACGCGGGACCGTCTTCGCGAAGAGATCGGCGGCGACGGGGCCGATGGATCCGACGACGGGCACGGCGGCCACGAGCACTGA
- a CDS encoding secondary thiamine-phosphate synthase enzyme YjbQ: protein MKQYTHEFTVRTSGPGAHEFTHDVVDWVHSCGIDEGLLTLHGRHTSASLLIMENADPEVLRDLERWMRRAVPPGDPLFRHTAEGPDDMPAHVRTALTPISLSIPVLDGRPALGTWQGVFVYEHRDHGHRRRVAAHLSGV, encoded by the coding sequence ATGAAGCAGTACACTCACGAGTTCACCGTCCGGACCAGCGGTCCCGGTGCCCACGAGTTCACCCACGACGTGGTCGACTGGGTGCATTCGTGCGGAATCGACGAAGGCCTGTTGACCCTCCACGGCCGGCACACCTCGGCGTCGCTCCTGATCATGGAGAATGCCGACCCCGAGGTCCTGCGCGACCTGGAGCGGTGGATGCGCCGGGCCGTTCCACCGGGCGACCCACTGTTCCGCCACACGGCCGAAGGTCCCGACGACATGCCCGCCCACGTGCGGACGGCGTTGACACCGATCTCGCTGTCGATCCCCGTGCTCGACGGCCGACCCGCGCTCGGGACCTGGCAGGGTGTCTTCGTCTACGAACATCGTGATCACGGGCATCGGCGCCGAGTGGCGGCGCACCTGTCGGGGGTGTAA
- a CDS encoding S9 family peptidase, which produces MKNLCLSIVLLAAAVLPVRAQESGVEPFSAEHLVMMDRISSTTVSPDGEHVAFVVRHTDREANRGRTDLYLMENDGEDLRRLTADPAGDWNPVWAPDSQWIYFLSSRSGSSQIWRIRIDGGEAQPVSDLPLGVGDLKLSPDGRQVAFSMEVFVDCPDLECTTERLEEREDDDRSGMVYDQLFVRHWDTWKDGRRRHLFVARVLDDGTIDEPIDVMPDMDADSPSKPFGGASEYTFTPDGTGIVFTARNAGAQEPWSTNFDLYHSLILDPRPQNLTTDNEAWDTTPVFSPDGSALAFLSMRVPNYEADRYRIVTRNWESTGNQPKVGPRHWVSEDWDRSAYSLGWTEEGRAFLSHANHLGRRALFRIDARTGESEILVDGGSVKSEEHRDGRIYFAEDNFRSPVQIFSIDEDGGDRKQLTDFNTERLAKVAMGEPEQFTFTGANGDEVYAWIVEPANFDPDRTYPVAFLIHGGPQGSFGQGFHYRWNPQTYAGAGYASVMVDFHGSTGYGQDFTDSIQDNWGGWPLEDLQKGLAAALERYPWMDDERVAALGASYGGYMINWIAGNWPERFTCLVNHDGLFDLESMYYSTEELWFPEREFGGQPWNSRAYERWSPSNHVEKWQTPMLVVHGELDYRVPIGEGLQTFTALQRRGIPSRLLYFPDENHWVLQPENSLMWHEEVIGWIDRWTKPGEAR; this is translated from the coding sequence ATGAAGAACCTCTGCCTGTCGATCGTCCTGCTCGCCGCCGCCGTGCTGCCCGTCCGGGCGCAGGAGTCCGGTGTCGAGCCCTTCTCCGCCGAGCATCTGGTGATGATGGACCGGATCTCGTCGACGACCGTGTCCCCGGACGGCGAGCACGTGGCCTTCGTGGTGCGCCACACCGATCGCGAGGCCAACCGTGGCCGTACCGATCTGTACCTCATGGAGAACGACGGCGAGGACCTGCGCCGGCTCACCGCCGACCCCGCCGGTGACTGGAATCCCGTGTGGGCGCCCGACTCGCAGTGGATCTACTTCCTGTCGAGCCGCTCCGGCAGCAGCCAGATCTGGCGGATCCGCATCGACGGGGGCGAGGCCCAGCCGGTGAGCGACCTGCCGCTCGGCGTGGGCGACCTGAAGCTCTCGCCCGACGGACGCCAGGTGGCCTTCTCCATGGAGGTCTTCGTCGACTGCCCCGACCTCGAGTGCACGACCGAGCGCCTCGAGGAGCGGGAGGACGACGACCGCAGCGGCATGGTCTACGACCAGCTCTTCGTTCGCCACTGGGACACCTGGAAGGACGGCCGCCGCCGACATCTGTTCGTGGCCCGCGTGCTCGACGACGGCACGATCGACGAGCCGATCGACGTCATGCCGGACATGGACGCCGACTCACCGAGCAAGCCCTTCGGCGGTGCGAGTGAGTACACCTTCACGCCCGACGGCACCGGGATCGTGTTCACGGCGCGCAACGCCGGCGCCCAGGAGCCCTGGAGTACGAACTTCGACCTGTACCACTCGCTGATCCTCGACCCGCGTCCGCAGAACCTGACCACCGACAACGAGGCCTGGGACACCACGCCGGTCTTCTCGCCCGACGGATCGGCGCTGGCCTTCCTGTCGATGCGCGTTCCGAACTACGAGGCCGACCGCTACCGCATCGTCACCAGGAACTGGGAGTCGACGGGCAACCAGCCGAAGGTCGGTCCGCGCCACTGGGTGAGCGAGGACTGGGACCGATCGGCCTACTCGCTGGGCTGGACCGAGGAGGGCCGTGCGTTCCTGTCGCACGCGAACCACCTCGGGCGCCGGGCGCTGTTCCGCATCGACGCCCGCACCGGCGAGTCCGAGATCCTGGTCGACGGCGGCTCGGTGAAGAGCGAGGAGCACCGCGACGGGCGCATCTACTTCGCCGAGGACAACTTCCGCAGCCCCGTGCAGATCTTCTCGATCGACGAGGACGGCGGCGACCGGAAGCAGCTCACGGACTTCAACACCGAGCGCCTCGCGAAGGTCGCCATGGGCGAGCCCGAACAGTTCACCTTCACCGGGGCCAACGGCGACGAGGTCTACGCGTGGATCGTCGAGCCGGCGAACTTCGATCCCGACCGCACCTACCCGGTGGCCTTCCTCATCCACGGCGGACCGCAGGGCAGCTTCGGGCAGGGCTTCCACTACCGCTGGAACCCGCAGACCTACGCGGGGGCGGGCTACGCTTCGGTGATGGTCGACTTCCACGGCTCGACCGGCTACGGGCAGGACTTCACCGACAGCATCCAGGACAACTGGGGCGGCTGGCCGCTCGAGGACCTGCAGAAGGGCCTGGCCGCCGCGCTGGAGCGCTACCCGTGGATGGACGACGAACGCGTCGCCGCGCTGGGCGCGAGCTACGGCGGCTACATGATCAACTGGATCGCCGGCAACTGGCCCGAGCGGTTCACCTGCCTGGTGAACCACGACGGTCTGTTCGACCTGGAGTCGATGTACTACTCGACCGAGGAACTGTGGTTCCCCGAGCGCGAGTTCGGCGGCCAGCCCTGGAACAGTCGCGCCTACGAGCGCTGGAGCCCGTCGAACCACGTCGAGAAGTGGCAGACGCCCATGCTGGTGGTCCACGGGGAGCTCGACTACCGCGTACCGATCGGCGAGGGGCTGCAGACCTTCACCGCACTGCAGCGGCGGGGCATCCCGAGCCGCCTGCTGTACTTCCCCGACGAGAACCACTGGGTTCTGCAGCCGGAGAACTCCCTCATGTGGCACGAGGAAGTCATCGGGTGGATCGATCGCTGGACCAAGCCGGGAGAGGCCCGCTAG